CAGAAAAAACAAAGATACTATGATAAATCATGTAGATAGGAGCGATCAGAATGGAAAATACTGTTTCCAAAAGAAAACTTGGAAACTTCTTTATGATTTGAAGGAAAGGGAGGCTTAAAAAGCTAAGTACTCTTGGTAAAAATAAAAGGATTAGTGATAGATATAATAATTTGATATAAAGTGGATCATAGATCTGCGATTTGAAAAATTCATACTCTTCGGGTAACATGGAGTAGTTAAGGTATTTATTATCTTCGAGATAATTCCATAAACTGAGAAAAATATAACACATCCAAATGGGAGAGTTGAGATAAGATAAAATTCCATTTAAAATATGAATTCTACTAATGAAGGGAATTTTTTTCCCAAATAAAAACCAAAAATGTTGGAGGTTTCCTTGGCACCATCTTTGGTCTCGTTTTAGCACATCGATAATGTTGGGTGGGTTTTCTTCGTAACTTCCATCAAGTTCGTAGGCACATAAAACATCATAGCCGGCTTTTCGCATCAGAGCGGCTTCCACTGTATCATGACTCAAAATTTTCCCACCAAGGCCTCCATATTCAGGAAGGTGGGGGAGGGCGCAGTGTTCCATAAATGGTTTTACTCTGAGGATAGCGTTGTGTCCCCAGTAACCAGAAGAATTGATTTGCCAAAACCCTGCTCCTTTTAAGAAAAATGGACTGAATAAATAGGAAGAAAATTCGGTTAGTTTTTGGAAGAGAGTCGTGGAATTGAAAATTCTTGTACTGGATTGGATGATCCCAGCAGATGGATTTTTTTCCATATTGGCAATCAACTGAAGGATGAGTTCGCCTGAGACCAAACTATCAGCATCAAGAATCACCATATACTTATATTTTTTCCCCCACCTCCTGCAAAAGTCTGCAATGTTTCCACTTTTGCCGTTTAAATTACTTTTTCTCCTTCTGTAATGGAAGTTGTGGTAATTGTTTGTTGACTCACATAACTCTATATAGGCGGCTTCTTCTTTGATCCATTTTTCAGGAGTTCTTGTGTCACTTAAGATGAAAAAATCGAGTTTAGGTAGTTTGTGAATTTTTTCTGTAGATTCGAAGATCACTTTGATTCTAGAAAAAATCGAAATTTCGTTTTCTTCGTAAACTGGCATTACAATGGCAACAGGAATCGAGGTGAGTGAGTTTAAGTCTAATTCATCTTTTGGAATTCGTTTCGCTTTTAGGAGTGGGTCTCCATTTTTTCTTAAGGAAAGTAAAAACCCGAAAAGTGAGGTACTCGCCCCATAAGACAACATTGGCAAAAGAAAGATCAGTGTGATAAACTGATAGTATTCGGTGATCTCAATCCCTCGAAAGGAAATGATATCAATGAATAAACTAAAACCCCAAATGACAGGAGTGATGAATACAAGGAAAAATAAACTGCGGTGGATTTGAATCATAACAACCTAAAGATAATGATGTAGTAGAGGATACTCCAAAGAAAGATGGAAGCGATGATGAATAACGGCTTTAAAGAACCAA
The window above is part of the Leptospira brenneri genome. Proteins encoded here:
- the mdoH gene encoding glucans biosynthesis glucosyltransferase MdoH, with the translated sequence MIQIHRSLFFLVFITPVIWGFSLFIDIISFRGIEITEYYQFITLIFLLPMLSYGASTSLFGFLLSLRKNGDPLLKAKRIPKDELDLNSLTSIPVAIVMPVYEENEISIFSRIKVIFESTEKIHKLPKLDFFILSDTRTPEKWIKEEAAYIELCESTNNYHNFHYRRRKSNLNGKSGNIADFCRRWGKKYKYMVILDADSLVSGELILQLIANMEKNPSAGIIQSSTRIFNSTTLFQKLTEFSSYLFSPFFLKGAGFWQINSSGYWGHNAILRVKPFMEHCALPHLPEYGGLGGKILSHDTVEAALMRKAGYDVLCAYELDGSYEENPPNIIDVLKRDQRWCQGNLQHFWFLFGKKIPFISRIHILNGILSYLNSPIWMCYIFLSLWNYLEDNKYLNYSMLPEEYEFFKSQIYDPLYIKLLYLSLILLFLPRVLSFLSLPFLQIIKKFPSFLLETVFSILIAPIYMIYHSIFVFS